One stretch of Astatotilapia calliptera chromosome 3, fAstCal1.2, whole genome shotgun sequence DNA includes these proteins:
- the LOC113019497 gene encoding uncharacterized protein LOC113019497, translated as MAVVTFSWPCWILMLVVVATASTFAASDQQILRHPGMSVNLTFQVPTDTTSVWLKRLEKYKNNDKYISYCQDSTPTRPSDQEESIKGRVEGMDCSNISGTVSVTLKNLTSNDSGTYELQGVDHSGRYFNKTVFLNVTDPGQSGGDTEDGGKEDGGKKDGASREHPGLAVSLFCFGVVVCGCVCAPVAIKWLINCCKKNSPFSPPSNNESD; from the exons ATGGCTGTTGTAACGTTTTCGTGGCCCTGCTGGATTCTGATGCTCGTTGTCGTCGCCACCGCGTCCACTTTCGCCG ctTCAGACCAGCAGATCTTACGACATCCTGGGATGAGTGTCAATCTGACATTTCAGGTTCCCACTGACACCACATCTGTATGGCTAAAAAGacttgaaaaatataaaaacaatgatAAATATATCTCCTACTGCCAAGACTCAACACCAACACGTCCCAGTGACCAGGAGGAGTCAATCAAGGGTCGGGTGGAGGGGATGGACTGTAGCAATATCAGCGGCACAGTCTCTGTAACATTGAAGAACCTGACCAGCAACGACAGTGGGACATACGAGCTTCAAGGGGTGGACCATAGTGGAAGATACTTTAATAAAACGGTCTTCCTCAACGTTACTGACCCAG gtcagtcaggaggagacacagaggatggagggaaggaggatggagggaagaaggATGGAGCCAGTAGAGAACATCCTGGGCTGGCAgtcagtctgttttgttttggtgtggttgtgtgtggttgtgtatgTGCGCCAGTTGCTATAAAGTGGCTTATaaattgctgtaaaaagaaTTCACCCTTTTCTCCTCCTTCTAATAATGAATCTGACTga